A window of Ictidomys tridecemlineatus isolate mIctTri1 chromosome 1, mIctTri1.hap1, whole genome shotgun sequence contains these coding sequences:
- the Dhx32 gene encoding putative pre-mRNA-splicing factor ATP-dependent RNA helicase DHX32 isoform X2 produces MLNVARALRYCTDDMLQREMMSSPFLGSYGVVILDDVHESSIATDVLLGLLKDVLLARPELKLIINCSPLLVSKLSSYYGNVPLIEVKNKHPVEVVYLSGAQKDSFQSILRLIFEIHHSGEEGDIVVFLACEQDIGKAYEIVCREGTNLNPDLGELVVVPLYPREKCALFKPMDETEKKCQVYPRRVVLTTSSGESLIWSNTVRFVIDVGVERRRVYNPRIRANSLVTQPISQSQAEIRKQILGASSSGKLFCLYTEEFASKDMRPLKPAEMQEANLTSMVLFMKRIDIAGLGHCDFMNRPAPESLMQALEDLDYLAALDNDGNLSEFGIIMSEFPLDPQLSKSILASCEFDCVDEMLTIAAMVTAPSCFLHLPHGAEAAAMTCWETFLHPEGDHFTLINIYKAYQDTSLNSTSEHCVEKWCHDHFLNSSALRMADVIRAELLEIIKRIELPYAEPAFGSKENNLNIKKALLSGYFMQIARDVDGSGNYLMLTHKQVAQLHPLSGYSITKKMPEWVLFHQFSISENNYIRVTSAISPELFMQLAPQYYFTNLPPSESKDILQQVVDHLSPISTIKKEQKMCEKCPETTEQRCTLQ; encoded by the exons GTACTGTACTGACGACATGCTGCAAAGAGAAATGATGTCCAGTCCTTTCTTGGGTAGCTATGGGGTCGTCATCCTGGATGATGTCCATGAAAGCAGCATTGCCACCGACGTGTTACTCGGACTTCTCAAGGATGTCTTGCTGGCAAGACCAGAGCTGAAGCTCATAATTAACTGCTCCCCTCTCCTGGTCAGCAAACTCAGCTCTTACTATGGAAACGTGCCTCTCATAGAGGTGAAAAATAAGCACCCTGTGGAAGTTGTGTACCTTAGTGGGGCTCAAAAGGATTCTTTCCAGTCTATTTTACGCCTTATCTTTGAAATTCACCACTCGGGTGAGGAGGGCGACATTGTAGTCTTTCTGGCCTGTGAGCAA gaTATTGGAAAAGCCTATGAGATTGTCTGCCGAGAAGGGACTAACTTAAACCCAGACCTTGGAGAACTGGTGGTGGTTCCTTTATACCCCAGAGAAAAGTGTGCACTATTCAAGCCAATGGATGAAACAGAGAAGAAATGCCAAGTTTATCCAAGAAGAGTGGTGTTGACCACCAGCTCTGGGGAATCTCTGATCTGGAGCAACACAGTCAGATTTGTTATTGATGTGGGTGTGGAGAGAAGAAGG GTGTACAACCCCAGGATCAGAGCCAACTCCCTCGTCACACAGCCCATCAGCCAAAGCCAAGCGGAGATTCGCAAGCAGATTCTCGGGGCATCCTCTTCAG GGAAACTTTTCTGTCTGTACACTGAAGAATTCGCCTCCAAAGACATGCGGCCACTGAAACCAGCAGAAATGCAAGAAGCCAACCTAACCAGCATGGTGCTCTTCATGAAGAGGATCGACATCGCGGGCTTGGGCCACTGCGACTTCATGAACAGGCCAG caCCAGAAAGTTTGATGCAGGCACTAGAAGACTTAGATTATCTGGCAGCACTGGATAATGACGGGAATCTTTCTGAATTTGGAATCATCATGTCAGAGTTTCCTCTGGATCCACAGCTCTCGAAGTCTATTTTGGCGTCCTGTGAATTTGACTGTGTAGATGAAATGCTAACCATTGCTGCCATGGTAACAG CTCCTAGCTGCTTTTTACATCTGCCTCACGGAGCTGAGGCGGCTGCCATGACCTGTTGGGAGACATTTCTACACCCTGAAGGAGATCACTTCACCCTCATCAACATTTACAAGGCCTACCAAGACACCTCTCTGAACTCCACCAGTGAGC ACTGTGTGGAAAAGTGGTGTCATGATCACTTCCTCAACTCCTCCGCTCTCAGGATGGCAGATGTCATTAGAGCTGAACTCTTAGAAATCATCAAGCGAATCGAGCTTCCCTATGCAGAACCTGCTTTTGGCTCCAAGGAAAACAACCTCAACATCAAGAAAGCGCTGCTGTCCGGCTACTTCATGCAG ATCGCTCGGGATGTGGATGGGTCAGGTAACTACTTAATGCTGACACATAAGCAGGTAGCTCAGCTGCATCCCCTGTCTGGTTACTCCATCACCAAGAAGATGCCCGAGTGGGTCCTCTTCCATCAGTTCAGCATATCTGAGAACAACTACATCAGGGTCACCTCCGCAATCTCTCCTGAACT atTTATGCAGCTGGCACCACAATACTATTTCACTAATCTGCCTCCTAGTGAAAGTAAGGATATTCTACAGCAAGTTGTGGATCACCTGTCCCCCATTTCAACTATAAAGAAGGAACAGAAAATGTGTGAAAAGTGCCCTGAGACTACTGAGCAGAGATGCACTCTTCAGTGA
- the Dhx32 gene encoding putative pre-mRNA-splicing factor ATP-dependent RNA helicase DHX32 isoform X3, whose translation MLQREMMSSPFLGSYGVVILDDVHESSIATDVLLGLLKDVLLARPELKLIINCSPLLVSKLSSYYGNVPLIEVKNKHPVEVVYLSGAQKDSFQSILRLIFEIHHSGEEGDIVVFLACEQDIGKAYEIVCREGTNLNPDLGELVVVPLYPREKCALFKPMDETEKKCQVYPRRVVLTTSSGESLIWSNTVRFVIDVGVERRRVYNPRIRANSLVTQPISQSQAEIRKQILGASSSGKLFCLYTEEFASKDMRPLKPAEMQEANLTSMVLFMKRIDIAGLGHCDFMNRPAPESLMQALEDLDYLAALDNDGNLSEFGIIMSEFPLDPQLSKSILASCEFDCVDEMLTIAAMVTAPSCFLHLPHGAEAAAMTCWETFLHPEGDHFTLINIYKAYQDTSLNSTSEHCVEKWCHDHFLNSSALRMADVIRAELLEIIKRIELPYAEPAFGSKENNLNIKKALLSGYFMQIARDVDGSGNYLMLTHKQVAQLHPLSGYSITKKMPEWVLFHQFSISENNYIRVTSAISPELFMQLAPQYYFTNLPPSESKDILQQVVDHLSPISTIKKEQKMCEKCPETTEQRCTLQ comes from the exons ATGCTGCAAAGAGAAATGATGTCCAGTCCTTTCTTGGGTAGCTATGGGGTCGTCATCCTGGATGATGTCCATGAAAGCAGCATTGCCACCGACGTGTTACTCGGACTTCTCAAGGATGTCTTGCTGGCAAGACCAGAGCTGAAGCTCATAATTAACTGCTCCCCTCTCCTGGTCAGCAAACTCAGCTCTTACTATGGAAACGTGCCTCTCATAGAGGTGAAAAATAAGCACCCTGTGGAAGTTGTGTACCTTAGTGGGGCTCAAAAGGATTCTTTCCAGTCTATTTTACGCCTTATCTTTGAAATTCACCACTCGGGTGAGGAGGGCGACATTGTAGTCTTTCTGGCCTGTGAGCAA gaTATTGGAAAAGCCTATGAGATTGTCTGCCGAGAAGGGACTAACTTAAACCCAGACCTTGGAGAACTGGTGGTGGTTCCTTTATACCCCAGAGAAAAGTGTGCACTATTCAAGCCAATGGATGAAACAGAGAAGAAATGCCAAGTTTATCCAAGAAGAGTGGTGTTGACCACCAGCTCTGGGGAATCTCTGATCTGGAGCAACACAGTCAGATTTGTTATTGATGTGGGTGTGGAGAGAAGAAGG GTGTACAACCCCAGGATCAGAGCCAACTCCCTCGTCACACAGCCCATCAGCCAAAGCCAAGCGGAGATTCGCAAGCAGATTCTCGGGGCATCCTCTTCAG GGAAACTTTTCTGTCTGTACACTGAAGAATTCGCCTCCAAAGACATGCGGCCACTGAAACCAGCAGAAATGCAAGAAGCCAACCTAACCAGCATGGTGCTCTTCATGAAGAGGATCGACATCGCGGGCTTGGGCCACTGCGACTTCATGAACAGGCCAG caCCAGAAAGTTTGATGCAGGCACTAGAAGACTTAGATTATCTGGCAGCACTGGATAATGACGGGAATCTTTCTGAATTTGGAATCATCATGTCAGAGTTTCCTCTGGATCCACAGCTCTCGAAGTCTATTTTGGCGTCCTGTGAATTTGACTGTGTAGATGAAATGCTAACCATTGCTGCCATGGTAACAG CTCCTAGCTGCTTTTTACATCTGCCTCACGGAGCTGAGGCGGCTGCCATGACCTGTTGGGAGACATTTCTACACCCTGAAGGAGATCACTTCACCCTCATCAACATTTACAAGGCCTACCAAGACACCTCTCTGAACTCCACCAGTGAGC ACTGTGTGGAAAAGTGGTGTCATGATCACTTCCTCAACTCCTCCGCTCTCAGGATGGCAGATGTCATTAGAGCTGAACTCTTAGAAATCATCAAGCGAATCGAGCTTCCCTATGCAGAACCTGCTTTTGGCTCCAAGGAAAACAACCTCAACATCAAGAAAGCGCTGCTGTCCGGCTACTTCATGCAG ATCGCTCGGGATGTGGATGGGTCAGGTAACTACTTAATGCTGACACATAAGCAGGTAGCTCAGCTGCATCCCCTGTCTGGTTACTCCATCACCAAGAAGATGCCCGAGTGGGTCCTCTTCCATCAGTTCAGCATATCTGAGAACAACTACATCAGGGTCACCTCCGCAATCTCTCCTGAACT atTTATGCAGCTGGCACCACAATACTATTTCACTAATCTGCCTCCTAGTGAAAGTAAGGATATTCTACAGCAAGTTGTGGATCACCTGTCCCCCATTTCAACTATAAAGAAGGAACAGAAAATGTGTGAAAAGTGCCCTGAGACTACTGAGCAGAGATGCACTCTTCAGTGA